In one Desulfatiglans anilini DSM 4660 genomic region, the following are encoded:
- a CDS encoding branched-chain amino acid ABC transporter permease — MPYRKAEKDSGSDLALVSRIIHPIRRSSTTLHFLLPLGLISFALVLWAPENGLSLLTRISIYALAAQGLNFLIGFSAQVSFCQGALFGTGAVATMFFLEKLAMPFWLAVPAGGTSAAALSFLFFAWPSARLKPFHLAAVTLLAQLLITYGLALLPKHDPLWNQTVLLLVPASASFKPHAQPTLMIVALLTAILITLLLQNLLHTRYGRALRSLREDRPSTAAAGIREWPLTCLGFSVCAFCAGMAGGLFFLLYGLPTVHSFGVPLSLVLILLVLFGGVGRLIGPFFGASFLVLFSEVLSSASHRISGTFSALWSHFPFPVWETAAILLMIIFCIRQPNGLGAVWERFVSALKTWPLPPNSDIKLRAE; from the coding sequence ATGCCCTATCGAAAGGCAGAAAAAGACAGCGGTTCGGATTTAGCCCTCGTTTCTCGGATCATTCATCCGATTCGGCGCTCCTCGACAACCCTGCATTTTCTGCTGCCTCTCGGCCTGATCAGCTTTGCCCTCGTCCTATGGGCGCCTGAAAACGGACTGTCTCTTTTGACTAGAATTTCCATCTATGCGCTTGCGGCTCAAGGACTCAATTTCCTGATCGGATTTTCTGCACAGGTTTCTTTTTGCCAGGGTGCCTTATTTGGTACGGGCGCCGTTGCCACGATGTTTTTCCTGGAAAAGCTCGCCATGCCTTTCTGGCTTGCCGTGCCTGCCGGCGGAACAAGCGCTGCCGCTTTGAGTTTCCTGTTCTTCGCGTGGCCTTCGGCTCGTCTTAAACCCTTTCATCTTGCCGCGGTGACCCTCCTGGCGCAACTTCTCATCACGTATGGATTGGCCCTTCTTCCAAAACACGACCCTCTCTGGAATCAAACGGTCTTACTTTTGGTGCCTGCTTCAGCGTCGTTCAAGCCTCACGCTCAACCAACCCTGATGATCGTGGCGCTGCTCACGGCCATCCTGATCACCCTCCTGCTCCAGAATCTCCTTCACACGCGGTATGGGAGGGCGCTCAGGAGCCTGCGTGAAGACCGCCCTTCAACTGCGGCAGCCGGCATCCGGGAATGGCCTCTGACATGCCTGGGCTTTTCTGTCTGCGCTTTCTGCGCCGGCATGGCAGGCGGTCTTTTCTTTCTGCTTTATGGCCTGCCGACGGTGCACAGCTTCGGAGTCCCATTATCCCTTGTACTGATCCTCCTGGTGCTTTTCGGAGGCGTGGGGCGGCTGATCGGTCCCTTTTTCGGTGCATCCTTCCTGGTCCTTTTTTCTGAAGTACTCAGCTCTGCAAGCCATCGAATCTCCGGCACATTTAGCGCCCTTTGGTCCCATTTTCCGTTCCCCGTCTGGGAAACAGCCGCCATCCTGCTCATGATCATTTTTTGCATCCGGCAACCCAACGGGTTGGGAGCTGTCTGGGAGCGCTTCGTTTCCGCTTTGAAAACATGGCCTTTGCCTCCAAACTCCGACATCAAACTCAGGGCTGAATGA
- a CDS encoding AMP-binding protein — protein MNPVSDIENLAVLTRFTLPQILWRQAEDHIDGHPAIKEMRLGHWETHSRRQYLHYTRKIALGFIALGVRRGEKIAILLSNQSEWLFCTLAAQALGCTSVSLPSGPLSAATLECLRRTHASLLVASGYGEIDHLLLYRKDLPSLKRVIYVDPSLTHPYWDNPWLIGLAEVIEIGGEIDTAQPDLFIKELWAGNPDDQASLILRDSANLVAPLVPMTHRGLIVPAATWLKAFPWLSGANWASFEPAPSPVEQFWSLAVATCAGMVIHFPETPETLAEDLGLIRPDVVVARCTFWQEFAAQIRLAVEGGTPVLKRLHALNLSLNAGDPEAASFGRTSRLKTVLRWTLRHLLCGPLKARIGLAACRAAYTHGSPLKRQTLDFLRAYGIPLQEMRAHPLEDRFGMPC, from the coding sequence ATGCGTCTGGGTCACTGGGAAACCCATTCCAGGCGCCAATATCTGCACTACACCAGAAAAATTGCCCTCGGATTTATCGCTCTTGGGGTGCGGCGCGGAGAAAAGATAGCGATCCTCCTGAGCAACCAGTCGGAATGGCTGTTCTGCACCCTTGCGGCCCAAGCCCTCGGCTGCACAAGTGTCTCTTTGCCGAGCGGCCCCTTGTCAGCCGCCACACTGGAATGTTTGAGAAGGACTCACGCTTCTCTGCTTGTTGCATCAGGATATGGCGAAATCGATCATTTGCTGCTTTATCGAAAGGATCTCCCCTCTTTGAAAAGGGTGATCTATGTCGATCCAAGCCTGACGCACCCTTACTGGGACAATCCTTGGCTGATTGGGCTGGCTGAGGTCATCGAGATAGGTGGAGAAATCGATACCGCCCAGCCTGATCTTTTTATCAAAGAATTGTGGGCGGGAAACCCGGACGATCAGGCCAGCCTGATTTTGAGGGATTCGGCGAATTTAGTTGCGCCCCTGGTCCCTATGACGCATCGAGGCCTGATTGTTCCTGCCGCAACCTGGCTGAAGGCCTTTCCGTGGCTTTCAGGGGCGAACTGGGCGTCTTTCGAACCTGCGCCATCTCCTGTCGAGCAATTCTGGTCTCTTGCGGTCGCCACCTGCGCGGGAATGGTGATCCACTTTCCTGAAACACCTGAAACACTCGCCGAAGACCTTGGTTTGATCCGCCCCGATGTTGTCGTGGCGAGATGCACCTTCTGGCAGGAATTCGCCGCACAGATCCGACTCGCCGTAGAAGGCGGCACACCCGTGTTGAAAAGGCTTCATGCGCTCAATCTTTCGCTCAACGCCGGCGACCCCGAGGCCGCTTCCTTCGGCCGGACCTCACGCCTGAAAACGGTCCTGCGCTGGACCCTTCGCCACCTGCTCTGCGGACCGCTGAAGGCGCGGATCGGCCTTGCAGCCTGTCGAGCCGCCTACACACACGGCTCCCCTTTGAAAAGACAAACACTGGACTTTTTGAGGGCCTATGGCATACCCTTACAAGAGATGCGAGCGCATCCGCTCGAAGACAGATTCGGAATGCCCTGTTAG